In Drosophila santomea strain STO CAGO 1482 chromosome 2L, Prin_Dsan_1.1, whole genome shotgun sequence, a single window of DNA contains:
- the LOC120455358 gene encoding FMRFamide-related peptides, producing the protein MGFALMFLLALYQMQSAIHSEIIDTPNYAGNSLQDTDSEVSSPQDNDLVDALLGNDQTERAELEFRHPISVIGIDYSKNAVVLHFQKHGRKPRYKYDPELEAKRRSVQDNFMHFGKRQAEQLPPEGSYGGSDELEGMSKRAGMDRYGRDPKQDFMRFGRDPKQDFMRFGRDPKQDFMRFGRDPKQDFMRFGRDPKQDFMRFGRTPAEDFMRFGRTPAEDFMRFGRSDNFMRFGRSPHEELRSPKQDFMRFGRPDNFMRFGRSAPHDFVRSGKMDSNFIRFGKSVKPAVLESKQTKPNQGNPGERSPVDKAMTELFKKQELQDQQVKSSGQATTTEDGSVEQDQFFGQ; encoded by the coding sequence ATGGGCTTTGCCTTGATGTTTCTGCTGGCCCTGTACCAGATGCAGTCGGCCATCCACAGCGAGATCATCGATACGCCCAACTATGCGGGCAACTCGTTGCAGGACACTGACTCCGAGGTGAGTTCTCCGCAGGATAACGACCTGGTAGATGCACTGCTCGGCAACGATCAGACTGAGAGGGCGGAGCTGGAGTTCCGGCATCCAATATCCGTGATTGGCATCGACTACTCGAAGAACGCAGTGGTTCTCCACTTCCAGAAACACGGCCGGAAACCGCGCTACAAGTACGATCCCGAACTGGAGGCCAAGCGAAGGTCCGTGCAGGACAATTTCATGCACTTCGGAAAGAGGCAGGCGGAGCAGTTGCCTCCGGAGGGCAGCTATGGCGGATCGGATGAACTGGAGGGCATGTCCAAGCGGGCAGGCATGGATCGATATGGCCGAGATCCCAAGCAGGACTTTATGCGGTTCGGTCGGGATCCGAAACAGGACTTCATGAGGTTTGGCAGGGATCCTAAGCAGGACTTCATGAGATTCGGTCGAGATCCCAAGCAGGACTTCATGAGATTCGGTCGAGATCCCAAGCAAGATTTCATGAGGTTTGGACGGACTCCGGCTGAGGACTTCATGAGGTTTGGACGCACTCCGGCGGAGGACTTCATGCGGTTCGGACGCTCCGACAATTTCATGCGCTTCGGACGCAGTCCGCATGAGGAGCTTCGCAGTCCCAAACAGGATTTCATGCGATTCGGTCGCCCGGATAACTTCATGCGCTTCGGGCGCTCTGCTCCGCATGACTTTGTGCGATCCGGGAAGATGGACTCAAACTTCATTCGCTTCGGTAAGAGCGTGAAGCCGGCGGTTCTCGAGTCCAAACAAACCAAGCCCAACCAAGGCAATCCAGGCGAACGCAGTCCAGTGGACAAGGCCATGACGGAGCTGTTCAAGAAACAGGAGCTGCAGGATCAGCAGGTGAAGAGCAGCGGACAGGCGACCACCACGGAGGATGGGAGTGTGGAACAGGATCAGTTCTTCGGCCAGTGA
- the LOC120443777 gene encoding electron transfer flavoprotein-ubiquinone oxidoreductase, mitochondrial, whose product MSALLKMHSVRRLFSPSLARSISDAAKFPRITTHYTLNPREKDERWTEVDMERCVEEVDLVIVGGGPAGMSAAIRAKQLAAEKDQEIRVCVVEKAAEVGGHILSGAVIDPISLNELIPDWQEQGAPLNTPVTKDTFSFLTGSGRISIPVFKGWPMDNHGNYVVRLGHLVKWLGDQAEALGVEIYPGCAASEVLFHEDGSVKGIATNDVGIAKSGAPKDTFARGMELHAKTTIFAEGCRGHLTKQIMQKFGLNEGSEPQAYGIGLKEVWEIAPEKHQPGLVEHTIGWPLDRFTYGGSFLYHLNEPTPTIAVGFVVGLNYKNPWLSPFQEFQRFKTHPKVRHVFEGATRIAYGARAINEGGFQSLPQKLSFPGGCLVGCSAGFLNVPRIKGSHYAMKSGMLAAESAFEAINADAQSTAGVEPTGYAEKIKNSFVWKDLYSVRNVHPSFHNPLGLYGGLVLSGFSIFMGGREPWTLKHGPQDHESLQPASSCQPIVYPKPDGKISFDLLSSVALTGTNHEGDQPAHLTLKDDRIPVEHNLALYEGPEQRFCPAGVYEYVPNEEGGNMKLQINAQNCIHCKTCDIKDPKQNINWVVPEGGGGPAYNGM is encoded by the exons ATGTCGGCACTCTTGAAAATGCACAGCG TCCGGAGACTCTTCAGCCCCTCCCTGGCTCGCAGCATTTCCGATGCGGCCAAATTTCCCAGAATCACCACCCACTATACGCTGAATCCCCGCGAAAAGGATGAGCGCTGGACGGAAGTGGACATGGAGCGCTGCGTTGAGGAGGTGGACCTGGTGATCGTGGGTGGAGGACCGGCTGGCATGTCGGCGGCTATTCGGGCGAAGCAACTGGCGGCGGAAAAGGATCAG GAAATTCGCGTCTGCGTGGTGGAAAAGGCCGCCGAAGTTGGCGGACACATTCTGTCCGGCGCCGTCATCGATCCTATCTCGTTGAACGAGCTTATCCCGGACTGGCAGGAGCAGGGAGCCCCGCTTAACACACCCGTGACCAAGGACACCTTCTCCTTTCTCACCGGATCCGGTCGCATCTCCATTCCAGTCTTCAAGGGCTGGCCCATGGACAACCATGGCAACTACGTAGTTCGCTTGGGCCACCTGGTCAAGTGGCTTGGGGATCAGGCGGAGGCCCTGGGCGTGGAGATATATCCCGGCTGTGCTGCCTCCGAGGTGCTATTTCACGAGGATGGCAGTGTCAAGGGCATTGCGACCAACGACGTGGGCATTGCCAAGAGCGGTGCTCCCAAAGACACCTTTGCACGTGGCATGGAATTGCACGCCAAGACTACAATCTTTGCCGAAGGCTGCCGTGGACACCTGACCAAGCAGATAATGCAGAAGTTCGGACTGAACGAGGGCAGCGAACCTCAAGCCTACGGAATCGGTCTGAAAGAGGTCTGGGAGATTGCCCCCGAGAAGCATCA ACCTGGTTTGGTGGAGCACACCATTGGCTGGCCTCTGGACCGCTTCACATATGGTGGCTCCTTCTTGTACCATTTGAACGAGCCCACGCCCACCATCGCAGTTGGCTTTGTGGTCGGCTTGAACTACAAGAACCCCTGGCTCAGTCCCTTCCAGGAGTTCCAGCGGTTCAAGACGCATCCCAAGGTTAGACACGTCTTCGAGGGAGCCACTCGAATTGCCTATGGGGCACGTGCCATCAATGAGGGTGGTTTCCAAAGCCTGCCCCAGAAGCTATCCTTTCCGGGAGGTTGCCTTGTTGGCTGCAGTGCTGGCTTCTTGAATGTCCCTCGCATCAAGGGCTCCCATTACGCGATGAAGAGCGGCATGCTGGCGGCGGAGAGTGCTTTTGAAGCCATCAATGCGGACGCACAATCGACGGCTGGTGTTGAACCCACGGGCTATGCGGAGAA AATCAAGAACTCCTTTGTATGGAAGGATCTGTACAGCGTGCGAAATGTCCACCCTTCTTTCCACAATCCTTTGGGCCTGTACGGTGGCCTTGTGCTCAGTGGTTTCTCCATTTTCATGGGCGGTCGGGAACCCTGGACCCTAAAACACGGTCCCCAGGATCACGAGTCCCTGCAGCCGGCCAGTTCCTGCCAGCCCATCGTTTACCCCAAGCCCGATGGCAAGATCTCCTTCGATCTGCTGTCTTCGGTAGCACTCACGGGCACGAACCACGAAGGCGACCAGCCCGCCCATCTTACCCTCAAGGACGACCGCATCCCCGTGGAACATAATTTGGCGCTGTACGAGGGACCGGAGCAGAGATTCTGCCCCGCCGGAGTGTACGAGTACGTGCCCAACGAGGAGGGCGGCAACATGAAGCTGCAAATTAACGCTCAGAACTGCATACACTGCAAGACCTGTGATATCAAAGACCCCAAGCAGAACATCAACTGGGTGGTGCCCGAGGGAGGTGGTGGTCCCGCCTACAACGGCATGTGA